In Eupeodes corollae chromosome 3, idEupCoro1.1, whole genome shotgun sequence, a single genomic region encodes these proteins:
- the LOC129950232 gene encoding josephin-like protein: protein MVTNSLSGDEIYHERQRYQLCALHALNNLFQSDIYTKAQLDEVCKNLSPKVWINPHRSVLGLGNYDVNVIMTALQERGCEAAWFDKRKDPSCINLEEVVGFILNIPADYKFGYVTLPIKKRHWIAVRKVNNGQYYNLDSKLDSPNCIGDQDSLLSFLRLQLESNDRELFIIVQASESDNAQKWLKNSSESSVEEATETVATDSLETEAIENEVV, encoded by the exons atggtGACTAACAGTTTGTCAGGTGACGAAATTTACCATGAAAGACAACGGTATCAACTTTGTGCCCTACATGCCCTCAATAACTTATTTCAAT CTGACATATATACAAAAGCACAACTCGACGAGGTGTGTAAGAATCTCAGCCCCAAAGTCTGGATAAATCCACATCGATCTGTCCTTGGCCTCGGCAACTATGACGTCAACGTGATTATGACTGCACTACAAGAAAGAGGATGTGAAGCTGCCTGGTTTGATAAacgaaa agaTCCATCTTGTATAAATCTGGAGGAAGTTGTTGGCTTTATTCTTAACATCCCCGCTGACTACAAATTCGGTTATGTTACTCTGCCCATTAAAAAAAGACACTGGATAGCGGTAAGGAAAGTCAATAATGGACAATATTATAATCTGGACTCTAAACTAGATTCACCAAATTGCATTGGCGACCAAGATAGTCTTTTAAGTTTCCTACGGCTACAACTCGAGTCCAATGACCGAGAACTGTTTATTATAGTACAAGCAAGCGAAAGTGACAACGCACAAAAATGGCTCAAAAATTCATCTGAAAGTTCCGTAGAAGAAGCAACTGAAACTGTTGCGACAGATTCTTTAGAAACTGAAGCAATTGAAAACGAGGTTGTGTGA
- the LOC129952363 gene encoding U-Kazal-Dg21.2-like, with the protein MKFIYLVFALILVVVQLSAAAPSKSKGPRLCQIYCPDVEDPVCAKRGSVKKIFPNPCSMNAANMCGEGQKWTKC; encoded by the exons ATGAAATTCATTTATCTGGTATTCGCTCTGATCTTAGTTGTTGTTCAACTAAGTGCTGCAGCACCATCCAAGTCGAAGGGACCACGTTTGTGTCAAATCTACTGTCCCGATGTTGAAGATCCTGTTTGTGCTAAGCGTGGATCTGTCAAAAAGATCTTCCCAAATCCCTGTAGCATGAACGCTGCCAACATGTGTGGGGAAGGACAAA AATGGACCAAGTGTTAA
- the LOC129949563 gene encoding uncharacterized protein LOC129949563 gives MGASNKNTRIALGISTASAIFVVIAFFSPYWLVTDGKLANPKFLNLGLWEVCFNNFQDVHRFYDTRFTGCMWVFEEEYYIIHDYLLPGFYIAVQFFATLCFVACLVAFPLTLGFLRCSRNDDRYVFLLLTIGAVEVFGSFCGMLAALIFGANGDRRDWMPHWQNNDMGWAFALACIGSAFLMPAGILYMVEARRERYKRLNEIGNREVNDYANDYNTRRYGEGVQTDI, from the coding sequence atgggagCTAGTAACAAAAACACTCGAATAGCCCTGGGAATATCCACAGCATCAGCAATCTTTGTTGTGATTGCTTTCTTCTCGCCATATTGGTTGGTCACCGATGGCAAACTGGCAAATCCCAAGTTTCTAAATCTCGGCCTGTGGGAAGTGTGCTTCAATAATTTCCAAGATGTCCATCGATTCTACGACACACGTTTCACGGGTTGCATGTGGGTATTCGAAGAGGAATACTACATTATTCACGATTACTTGCTTCCTGGATTCTACATTGCCGTTCAGTTCTTTGCAACGCTGTGCTTTGTCGCCTGTTTGGTGGCCTTCCCACTAACATTGGGATTCCTGCGATGTTCTCGCAACGACGATAGATATGTGTTCTTACTTCTAACGATTGGGGCAGTTGAAGTGTTTGGCTCATTTTGTGGAATGCTGGCGGCTTTAATTTTCGGTGCCAATGGCGACCGGAGAGACTGGATGCCCCACTGGCAGAACAACGACATGGGCTGGGCCTTCGCACTGGCATGCATTGGCAGTGCGTTCCTAATGCCAGCTGGTATCCTCTACATGGTGGAGGCACGACGTGAGCGCTATAAGCGCTTGAACGAGATCGGCAATCGCGAGGTTAACGATTACGCCAACGACTACAATACCAGACGTTATGGCGAAGGAGTTCAAACGGATATTTAA
- the LOC129951700 gene encoding zinc finger protein ubi-d4 B: MASDIEIVNISNFEKIQNFLNDSAYKEILENSENFNTRLCIERRLRMPFLDPQTGVAQTHCALFMKQKQRMPGFRDGQIYTYPSARWRKPKRQYLLHHQSYKAYQFRESQTHNHHHYHPTVQQSQQPSSQQQQQSQQQLQASSDSTGSVIQPDGNSLGATADNDSKDGHPMPEKEWFYEDLELSHVDEFEEDFDSDADFDDSYSNRKRKRAKPTKKPPANPDATPKRGRKGGRRKVNTDGEQPKRRSNAIASASSFNTNSCASPLSNLDDQPLSMLTSADKMPSEEAESSPKKGTPAGGVAVGVSKMRTERDTTAHPSPYCDFCLGDARENKKTNLPEELVSCSDCGRSGHPTCLQFTPNMIISVKRYRWQCIECKYCSICGTSDNDDQLLFCDDCDRGYHMYCLSPPLITPPEGSWSCKLCLDEFHSGEK; this comes from the exons aTGGCATCCgacattgaaattgttaatatCTCTAATTTTGAGAAGATTCAAAACTTCCTCAACGACTCGGCGTACAAAGAAATTCTAGAGAACAGCGAAAACTTTAATACACGCCTCTGCATTGAGCGGCGCCTCCGGATGCCATTTCTCGATCCCCAAACGGGCGTTGCACAAACCCATTGTGCTTtgtttatgaaacaaaaacaacgaatGCCCGGATTCCGTGATGGCCAAATTTATACGTATCCGTCAGCGCGATGGCGTAAACCAAAACGTCAATATTTGCTCCATCACCAGAGCTACAAGGCGTACCAGTTTAGGGAGAGCCAAACGCATaaccatcatcattatcatccaACAGTGCAGCAATCGCAGCAGCCCTCGTCTCAGCAGCAACAGCAATCACAACAGCAACTTCAAGCATCATCCGACAGTACAG ggtCTGTAATACAACCTGATGGCAACTCACTTGGAGCAACCGCTGACAACGACAGCAAAGATGGTCACCCAATGCCGGAAAAAGAATGGTTCTACGAAGACTTGGAACTCTCCCATGTCGATGAATTCGAAGAAGACTTTGATTCAGATGCCGATTTTGATGATTCGTACAGCAATCGCAAACGAAAGCGTGCCAAGCCAACAAAGAAACCTCCAGCAAATCCTGATGCTACCCCTAAACGAGGACGTAAAG GAGGACGACGAAAGGTCAATACTGACGGAGAGCAGCCAAAAAGACGTTCAAATGCCATTGCAAGTGCATCCTCTTTTAACACAAACTCATGCGCTTCACCGCTTAGCAATCTGGACGATCAACCGTTGTCTATGCTAACGTCGGCTGATAAAATGCCCTCCGAAGAAGCCGAATCAAGTCCGAAAAAGGGAACTCCAGCAGGTGGTGTTGCAGTTGGTGTTAGTAAAATGAGGACTGAGCGCGACACGACTGCACATCCATCGCCATATTGCGACTTTTGCTTAGGCGACGCACgtgaaaacaaaaagacaaaccTGCCCGAAGAACTTGTCTCGTGCTCTGACTGCGGTCGTTCTGGTCACCCGACCTGCCTTCAGTTTACCCCGAACATGATTATTTCTGTGAAGCGCTACCGATGGCAGTGCATAGAATGTAAATACTGTTCGATATGTGGCACCTCCGACAATGACGATCAGCTGCTCTTCTGTGACGACTGCGACAGAGGATATCACATGTATTGTCTCTCTCCACCGCTGATAACACCTCCCGAAGGATCATGGAGTTGTAAGCTTTGTCTCGATGAGTTCCACAGTGGTGAGAAGTAA